The Pantoea phytobeneficialis genome has a segment encoding these proteins:
- the dksA gene encoding RNA polymerase-binding protein DksA, whose translation MQEGQNRKTSSLSILAIAGVEPYQEKPGEEYMNEAQLSHFRKILEAWRNQLRDEVDRTVSHMQDEAANFPDPVDRAAQEEEFSLELRNRDRERKLIKKIEKTLKKVEDDDFGYCESCGVEIGIRRLEARPTADLCIDCKTLAEIREKQMAG comes from the coding sequence CCATCGCTGGGGTGGAGCCGTATCAGGAGAAACCGGGCGAAGAGTATATGAACGAAGCCCAGCTGAGCCATTTCCGCAAGATTCTGGAAGCCTGGCGCAATCAACTCAGGGATGAAGTCGACCGTACTGTGTCGCATATGCAGGACGAAGCTGCCAACTTCCCGGATCCGGTTGACCGTGCCGCGCAGGAAGAGGAATTCAGTCTGGAACTGCGTAACCGCGATCGCGAGCGTAAGCTGATCAAAAAGATCGAGAAGACGCTGAAGAAAGTGGAAGATGACGATTTCGGCTACTGCGAATCCTGCGGTGTTGAAATTGGTATTCGTCGTCTGGAAGCGCGTCCGACCGCCGATCTCTGCATTGACTGCAAGACGCTGGCAGAAATCCGCGAGAAGCAGATGGCTGGCTAA